In the Nitrospirales bacterium LBB_01 genome, one interval contains:
- the rapZ gene encoding RNase adapter RapZ, whose protein sequence is MSSKTFVLIVTGMSGAGKTVTLRALEDSGYFCVDNLPPSLIDDFVKLTTKSAEVGSIAIGMDVREKSFLSDLESTLVHLRKAYTLQILFLEAETDVLIRRFKETRRPHPLQKLHDGNMVKAMESEGALLKPLRNEAEMIVDTSAYTPHQLRTHITSLFGGVSTSSLKVTLISFGFKSGTPHHLDMLFDVRFLANPHFVENLRPLTGLDKSVSDYVIENHVTVEYLKKIEDLLDFLIPNYIKEGKSFLTIGIGCTGGRHRAPAITQKVAAFISKHSLNVEIVHRDI, encoded by the coding sequence ATGAGCTCTAAGACCTTTGTCCTGATAGTTACGGGCATGTCCGGCGCTGGTAAGACAGTGACGTTGCGTGCCCTTGAGGACAGCGGTTACTTTTGCGTAGATAACCTGCCGCCATCTTTGATTGATGATTTTGTAAAGTTAACGACAAAGAGCGCCGAGGTGGGCAGCATAGCCATAGGTATGGATGTCAGGGAAAAGAGTTTTCTATCCGATTTGGAGTCAACCCTTGTGCACTTAAGAAAGGCTTATACGCTTCAGATACTGTTTTTAGAGGCGGAGACCGATGTGTTGATACGGCGGTTTAAGGAAACGAGACGGCCGCATCCTCTGCAAAAACTCCACGACGGCAACATGGTTAAGGCAATGGAGAGCGAAGGGGCTCTGCTTAAACCGCTTAGAAACGAGGCAGAAATGATCGTTGACACGTCGGCATATACGCCGCATCAGTTGAGAACCCATATAACGTCGTTGTTCGGAGGGGTTTCAACCTCGTCGTTAAAGGTCACGCTGATTTCGTTTGGTTTTAAATCCGGCACTCCGCACCATTTGGACATGTTGTTTGATGTACGGTTTTTGGCAAATCCCCATTTTGTAGAAAACCTAAGACCGCTTACTGGATTGGATAAATCGGTAAGCGATTACGTCATAGAAAACCATGTCACTGTGGAATACCTTAAAAAGATAGAGGATTTACTGGATTTTCTGATACCAAATTATATAAAAGAGGGCAAATCGTTTCTAACAATAGGAATAGGCTGCACCGGAGGCCGCCACAGAGCGCCTGCCATAACCCAAAAAGTTGCAGCTTTCATCTCCAAACACTCCCTTAACGTAGAAATCGTCCACAGAGATATCTAA
- the raiA gene encoding ribosome-associated translation inhibitor RaiA — MNVSITGRNFDITESIKDYAEGKIKKFAKMLVHECDAMVVLTVEKYRHKAEVLIKSNGVLIQAESITAEMYSSIDEVVEKLERQIKKYKDKLTSKRKGAAKGTAGHAEHTEIATQDTHQIRIIKRKRFDMKPMPPDEAAMNLELLDKDFYIFSNELTGDVNVIYRRKDGDFGLIEPTR, encoded by the coding sequence ATGAACGTATCTATTACCGGACGTAATTTCGACATAACAGAGTCAATAAAGGACTATGCGGAGGGCAAAATCAAGAAGTTTGCCAAGATGCTCGTTCATGAGTGTGACGCGATGGTAGTCTTAACGGTAGAAAAGTACAGACACAAGGCAGAGGTACTGATAAAGTCTAACGGGGTGCTGATTCAGGCTGAGTCAATAACAGCCGAGATGTACTCGTCAATAGACGAGGTGGTGGAAAAACTGGAGCGTCAGATAAAAAAGTACAAGGACAAGCTGACCTCAAAGAGAAAAGGAGCCGCTAAGGGTACCGCAGGACATGCAGAGCACACAGAAATAGCCACTCAGGACACACACCAGATACGTATAATCAAACGCAAGAGATTTGATATGAAACCGATGCCGCCCGATGAGGCAGCGATGAATCTGGAGCTTCTGGACAAAGACTTCTACATTTTTTCAAATGAACTAACAGGAGATGTAAACGTGATTTACAGAAGAAAAGACGGTGATTTTGGACTGATAGAGCCAACGCGATGA
- the rpoN gene encoding RNA polymerase factor sigma-54, whose translation MALEARLEARLSQKLVLTPQLQMAIKLLQLPQLELTQAINLEIIENPFLEEHMEDLYQGEPEGGLGNEPEARSDGDNDGAYSEVTMEGLTSFSVDEYFEERGADGRDLGYFTAGEDEKPGFETFLSESQDLTDHLKLQLDMSAAHGKLKEAAEMIIGNIDENGYLRATVEELAKVLGEELLVVEKALKLVQSFDPPGVGARDIKECLIIQIKILGLEDTLVEKIIGNNLEDLERKKYQAIARSYRVTLEEVMVAVKIIEGLEPKPARNFSNVSVSFITPDVYVEKVDDLYKILLNDEHTPRVRISSKYRELLKSKTILDKTEKQFLLEKYRSATWLIKSLDERNRTIYRVTESILRRQREFFDNGIQYLKPLNLKTIAEDVSVHESNISRVTSNKYLACGHGVYPFRFFFSNSLGSDDGDISSTTVKELIKKIICEEDKTNPLTDQKLMDILSGKGIKIARRTLAKYREELSIAPHTKRKKTAN comes from the coding sequence ATGGCACTTGAAGCACGATTAGAAGCAAGGCTTTCGCAAAAGCTGGTACTAACGCCGCAGTTGCAGATGGCGATAAAGCTTCTGCAGCTGCCGCAGCTTGAGCTTACGCAGGCTATAAATCTGGAAATTATAGAAAATCCGTTTCTTGAAGAACATATGGAGGATTTGTATCAGGGGGAGCCAGAGGGCGGGCTTGGCAATGAACCAGAGGCTCGTTCAGATGGCGATAATGACGGGGCGTATTCAGAGGTAACCATGGAGGGGCTGACGTCTTTTTCCGTCGATGAGTACTTTGAAGAGCGCGGGGCAGACGGACGCGATCTTGGGTATTTCACTGCCGGAGAGGATGAAAAACCGGGCTTTGAAACGTTCCTTTCCGAGTCGCAGGACTTAACAGACCATCTTAAGCTGCAATTGGATATGTCTGCAGCACACGGCAAGCTGAAAGAGGCTGCTGAGATGATTATCGGTAATATTGATGAAAACGGCTATCTGCGTGCAACCGTTGAAGAGCTTGCAAAGGTGCTCGGCGAGGAACTCTTAGTGGTGGAAAAAGCGTTGAAGCTGGTACAGAGTTTTGACCCTCCCGGCGTTGGAGCGCGTGACATAAAAGAGTGTCTGATAATACAGATAAAGATTCTGGGGCTTGAGGATACTTTGGTAGAGAAAATTATTGGAAACAATCTGGAGGATTTAGAGAGAAAAAAGTATCAGGCTATAGCCAGAAGTTACCGTGTGACTCTTGAGGAGGTAATGGTGGCGGTTAAGATAATTGAAGGACTGGAGCCAAAGCCTGCCAGAAATTTTTCCAACGTCAGTGTTTCTTTTATCACACCTGATGTATATGTGGAAAAGGTGGATGACCTCTATAAGATACTTCTAAACGATGAGCATACTCCACGTGTGCGGATAAGCAGTAAGTACCGGGAGCTTTTAAAAAGTAAAACAATTCTGGATAAAACAGAAAAACAGTTTCTTTTAGAAAAGTATCGCTCTGCCACGTGGCTGATAAAGAGTCTTGATGAGCGTAACCGCACAATATACCGTGTGACAGAGAGCATTCTGAGGCGGCAGAGGGAGTTTTTTGATAACGGCATACAATATCTAAAGCCGCTAAACCTTAAAACAATAGCTGAGGACGTAAGCGTTCATGAGAGCAACATAAGCCGCGTCACCTCTAACAAGTACCTTGCATGTGGTCACGGAGTGTATCCATTCAGGTTTTTCTTCAGCAACTCTCTGGGCTCAGATGACGGCGATATATCCTCAACGACAGTTAAGGAGCTGATAAAGAAAATCATCTGCGAAGAGGACAAGACCAATCCGCTAACGGATCAGAAATTAATGGACATTCTAAGCGGTAAAGGAATAAAAATAGCAAGACGCACACTTGCCAAATACAGAGAGGAGCTTAGCATTGCTCCGCACACTAAGAGGAAAAAAACAGCCAATTAA
- the lptB gene encoding LPS export ABC transporter ATP-binding protein: MNTIEATGLKKSYSKKTVVWNLSLTLKTGEIVGLLGPNGAGKTTTFYMLTGMVKHDAGHIALNGQDIGSLPMYVRARRGISYLPQETSIFRKLTVAQNIQAVLEIKEMKRQQIADKVQQVLEEFSISHIAGNIAYTLSGGERRRTEIARAIAMDPVFILFDEPFTGIDPIAIIELKKMLIYLKNRGLGILITDHNVRDTLSITDRAYIINHGEVLDEGTPEKLISNKNVKQAYLGEDFTL, encoded by the coding sequence ATGAACACCATTGAAGCAACCGGGCTAAAAAAGAGTTACTCTAAAAAAACTGTAGTGTGGAATTTAAGTTTAACTCTGAAAACTGGCGAAATCGTGGGACTTCTGGGCCCTAACGGAGCCGGTAAAACAACAACATTTTACATGCTGACGGGAATGGTTAAACACGATGCAGGGCATATCGCTTTAAACGGACAAGACATCGGCTCACTGCCCATGTACGTTCGCGCAAGACGCGGAATATCATACCTGCCGCAAGAGACCTCAATATTTAGAAAACTGACGGTAGCTCAAAACATTCAGGCAGTGCTTGAAATTAAGGAAATGAAAAGACAACAGATTGCCGATAAAGTGCAGCAGGTTTTGGAGGAGTTTTCCATATCGCATATTGCCGGGAATATTGCCTACACCCTTTCCGGAGGGGAAAGAAGACGCACAGAAATAGCGCGCGCTATCGCTATGGACCCAGTGTTCATTCTCTTTGATGAGCCGTTTACAGGGATAGACCCGATAGCAATAATAGAGCTTAAAAAAATGCTGATTTACTTAAAAAACCGCGGGCTTGGAATTCTCATCACAGACCACAACGTTAGAGATACGCTTTCTATAACCGATCGCGCATACATAATAAATCACGGCGAGGTGCTGGATGAGGGCACACCAGAAAAACTTATCAGTAACAAAAATGTTAAACAAGCATACCTTGGCGAGGATTTCACTCTGTAA
- the lptA gene encoding lipopolysaccharide transport periplasmic protein LptA, with product MKNKTGSVSIAILIIIAISTVPLYAQPPSGNESTPAKLFKGDKNIPLIITSDQLSTDNKNKTATFTGSVKAVKGETTFYADKMVVYYTDDQSKVKQIDATGNTKLIRAEKVITAAKTVYFAGKDEHVVFTGNPEASEGKNKIVGTKMTYYLNDDRSVVENSRAQLEDK from the coding sequence ATGAAAAATAAAACGGGATCTGTATCAATAGCAATTTTAATTATCATAGCAATAAGCACGGTACCTCTATACGCTCAACCGCCCTCCGGTAACGAGTCAACCCCTGCGAAGCTATTTAAAGGAGATAAAAACATACCCCTGATAATTACAAGCGATCAATTAAGCACAGACAACAAAAATAAGACTGCTACTTTCACAGGCTCCGTTAAAGCAGTAAAAGGAGAGACCACCTTTTACGCCGACAAAATGGTCGTCTATTACACCGATGACCAGTCTAAGGTAAAACAAATAGATGCAACCGGTAACACTAAACTTATTCGCGCAGAGAAGGTAATCACGGCCGCTAAAACCGTTTACTTCGCAGGCAAAGACGAACACGTAGTCTTTACCGGTAACCCGGAGGCTAGTGAGGGTAAAAATAAAATAGTCGGCACTAAGATGACTTACTACTTAAACGATGACCGATCTGTTGTGGAAAACAGCCGTGCACAACTTGAGGACAAATGA
- a CDS encoding LPS export ABC transporter periplasmic protein LptC, with the protein MRNTIPIIVVIAATVIYIMLAMPENDLTKNVKIQPGDSVMEKVNIYRSTDTKIVWRAKVNRLILEDNRKAAKIDGIEADFPEKSITVKAKSGLYDFSNNTITVDSDMLAYNKDAQITSKDIYVDFKTQTVSSKSGVTITGKNYTVTADSFNSSNGDNVTLNGNVKVVYN; encoded by the coding sequence GTGAGAAACACTATCCCTATAATTGTTGTTATTGCAGCAACGGTGATTTATATAATGCTTGCAATGCCAGAGAATGACTTAACAAAAAATGTTAAAATTCAACCAGGTGACTCTGTGATGGAAAAGGTAAATATCTACAGAAGCACAGACACAAAGATTGTTTGGAGAGCAAAAGTGAACAGGCTGATTTTAGAGGATAATCGTAAAGCAGCTAAGATAGACGGAATAGAGGCGGATTTTCCTGAAAAGAGTATTACTGTTAAAGCCAAAAGCGGTCTCTATGACTTCTCCAACAATACCATAACTGTTGACAGCGATATGCTGGCTTACAACAAGGATGCTCAGATAACGTCAAAAGATATATACGTTGATTTCAAAACTCAGACGGTTAGCTCTAAAAGCGGTGTAACAATCACAGGGAAAAATTACACCGTGACCGCTGATTCTTTTAACTCATCAAATGGTGACAACGTAACCTTAAACGGCAATGTAAAGGTGGTTTATAACTAA